Below is a genomic region from Bacillus mycoides.
CAGAACAAATCGCCAAAGAAGAAGGAAGACAAATTGACCACATCATCGTAAATGACGACGTTTCAATTGAAGATGATGCTTCTTTTAATAAAAGAAGACGCGGCGTCGCTGGTACTGTTTTCGTTCAAAAAATACTTGGTACGGCCGCTCTTGAAGGCCGCTCTTTAGAAGAATTAACAACGCTTGGGCAATCTGTCATCAAAAACTTACACACATTAGGAGTCGCCCTTTCACCTGCCAATGATCCCATGCAGGGAAAAGCTTCCTTCACATTAAACGACGATGAAGTGTTTTACGGCGTCGGTATCCACGGCGAAAAAGGTTACCGCAAAGAAGCACTATCCTCTTCTGAAATATTAGCAATCGAACTTATGAATAAACTAAAAAGCATTTATCGCTGGAGAAAAGGAGACAACTTCGCCATCCTCATTAACGGACTCGGTGCGACACCATTAATGGAACAATACATTTTCGCAAACGATATTCGCCGTTTATGTGAGCTGGAAGGCTTACATGTGAAGTTCGTAAAGGTTGGTACACTGCTAACTTCTTTAGATATGAAAGGTGTTTCGCTCAGTTTGCTTAAAATAGAAGATTCGGATTGGGTGAAGTGGTTGAAGGCGGATGTTAGAGCGAGTGGTTGGTAACAATAAACTAAACCTTATGATGATTGAACGTTTAGTAATCAAAAGTACTGACTTATATGAAGAATGTATAAACCTTAGGTATCTGTAAATAAATCGAAGCATACATACTATTTGCAAGTTATCCACCAATTTCGAAATGCGGTTATCCAGTCGGAGAAAGGCACCTTAATGTGTCTTTTTTTTATTTTCAAAAGGACCTGCTCAATTATTGCGTAAAAAACATAAAGTAAATTGAATCCGTTAAAATACATGAGTGACCCCTTGTTTTCCCCTCTTATTAAAGGAGGAACTATTATGGGATTTGGTGGTAGTTGTGGCGGCTGTGGATTTTCTGGCGGCTTTGCTTTATTAGTAGTATTGTTTATTTTATTAATCATAGTTGGAGCTTCTTGCTTCTGCTAAACAAACTATCGGAAAGACACTCTTATATGGGTGTCTTTTCTTTGTAAACTAAAAAGAATGAGAATGAAAGCCTTTGGTCATAATTACGACTAAAGGCTTTTTCTATATAAAAAATGAAACATAGTAAAAATAAAGTACTTACTTAAATTGTTTTTCACTTTACAAACTATATCCAAAAAGTTGGATAGTTCCTTTTACTACTCATATTATTAATAAATAAAGCAATAACTACAATAACAACGGAACCAACTAAAACCGGCGTTACTAAATA
It encodes:
- the dhaQ gene encoding DhaKLM operon coactivator DhaQ, translated to MKKIMNDVENIVQDMLHGFYFEHNDKVNYDETHDIIYVKDIAEMEQNVVIISGGGSGHEPADIGYVGNGMLMAAVNGSIFTPPTVEQIIAATRLMPKDKSILFIIKNFKDDVENFLAAEQIAKEEGRQIDHIIVNDDVSIEDDASFNKRRRGVAGTVFVQKILGTAALEGRSLEELTTLGQSVIKNLHTLGVALSPANDPMQGKASFTLNDDEVFYGVGIHGEKGYRKEALSSSEILAIELMNKLKSIYRWRKGDNFAILINGLGATPLMEQYIFANDIRRLCELEGLHVKFVKVGTLLTSLDMKGVSLSLLKIEDSDWVKWLKADVRASGW
- a CDS encoding YjcZ family sporulation protein, with product MGFGGSCGGCGFSGGFALLVVLFILLIIVGASCFC